One Methylosinus sp. LW4 genomic region harbors:
- a CDS encoding phage tail tube protein: MALFPSRIVQVATVPEVTWGVIPTSPTFQIERFLPGDGLQTKKGTQAIEELHVDPNVRDHIQLKQDVDGSHDFILSYGTNGDLWWTRILRNGTWATNVLVNGMTRVPFTLEEKFLAGAAAGYRRFRGVEVDKAAIRFEARKEVRATLSFVGQAENVAATAALSGATYTAAETNALSTGNTIVANAFMGLGTLPTLNSVELDIDHGIQPVEALGSLYRADQLPDLTRVTGKITGFILAASPGDVTDLSLNHASGDINFTVGSVANNKYTLDLPFVRITDAKVLGMGTSGALRFEVDFAADYDSSTGGSIKVTRSVA, encoded by the coding sequence ATGGCGCTTTTTCCATCCCGCATTGTCCAAGTCGCCACCGTCCCCGAGGTCACCTGGGGCGTCATTCCCACCTCGCCGACCTTCCAGATCGAGCGCTTCCTCCCCGGCGACGGCCTGCAGACGAAAAAGGGAACGCAGGCGATCGAGGAGCTGCATGTCGATCCCAATGTGCGCGATCACATTCAGCTCAAGCAGGACGTCGACGGCTCGCATGATTTCATTCTGAGCTACGGCACCAACGGCGATCTGTGGTGGACGCGCATCTTGCGTAACGGCACATGGGCCACCAATGTGCTGGTCAACGGAATGACGCGCGTTCCCTTCACGCTCGAGGAGAAATTCCTCGCCGGCGCCGCGGCGGGCTATCGCCGCTTCAGGGGCGTCGAGGTCGACAAGGCGGCCATTCGCTTCGAGGCGCGCAAGGAGGTCCGCGCGACTCTCTCCTTTGTCGGGCAGGCCGAGAATGTCGCCGCCACCGCCGCCCTCTCCGGCGCCACTTACACGGCCGCAGAAACCAACGCGCTGTCCACCGGCAATACGATCGTGGCCAACGCCTTCATGGGCCTCGGCACGCTGCCGACGCTCAATTCCGTCGAGCTCGATATCGACCATGGAATTCAACCGGTCGAGGCGCTCGGCTCACTCTATCGCGCCGATCAATTGCCCGACCTCACGCGCGTCACCGGCAAGATCACCGGCTTCATTCTCGCCGCCTCGCCCGGCGACGTCACTGATCTCAGTCTCAACCACGCCAGCGGCGATATCAATTTCACCGTTGGCTCAGTCGCCAACAACAAATACACGCTCGATCTGCCCTTCGTCCGCATCACCGACGCCAAGGTGCTCGGCATGGGGACGTCCGGCGCTCTGCGCTTCGAGGT